The Scleropages formosus chromosome 3, fSclFor1.1, whole genome shotgun sequence genome contains the following window.
AGAAGATAAAATAATAGAATCATTGATGCTTAATGATGATTGGTTGTgtgtgggtgggaggggggtgttaGAGGACAGTGGAGGTAGGGTGCTGGAGCAAGTGTGACATTGTTTCCACTATGCTATCAGTCAAAAGAAGATTTTTAGATTGAAGATTTGTTTACAAGTAGAGGACACTGAGGACATGAGATCAGATTCCATGATGTTGCCTACTAGAATGAAGACCCTCCACTTGTTACTCCTGAGCCTTCTGAGTGCCACATCTGCCAAAGGTGAGTGAGCATATCTCTTTCCACTTTCATTAAATAGGGACGACACTGCATTACTGCACTTGCCTTACCCTTCTACAGCTATACTGAAACCAGCCTGCAGGGATACTCGGCAGTGATAGTAAATACTGATCAGCATTTACAGTCACTGGGCTACCTGAACAGCGTGAGGTTTATCTTGTAACAGTGACAGGATATGTAaaaacaaatggggaaaaactgaaaatgtgattGCAGTTATTGCCTGAGTAATACACTTCTAGTAAATTATTTGGtttgaaaaagtaaatacattgtACTTTTAAGGTTTGTACAACAGTAACATCAGTAGTATGGTCtcagtgtatattttatgtgttctCCCTTTGTGTGAGAGATCTGCATCCGTTAAATATTCTTTACCTGTAACGAACATCATGACACTTATCCTTGTACTGCTGGCAGATTGTTATAATAATTCTCTAAGGTCTCAAACACATCCTTGTTTTAAAACAGCAGCATCTGGACCTGTtgtctcctgctgcctgaaaatttctgaaaccagagtacctgtgAACAAACTTAAGAGCTACTATGTTCAGTCTGGTGTGTGTTCAGTTGAAGCAGTGCAGTAAGTATATTTACTCTTATCATGAAACCCTCAAGTCAAGGTGGagtatttttcacacacacactttcagaaccacttgccccatatggggttgtggggaaccggagcctacccagtaacagagggcataaggccggagggggaggggacacacccaggacaggacaccagtccgtcataaggcaccccaagcgggacttgaatcccagacccaccggagagcaggactgtggtccaacccactgcgccactgcgccactgcacccctcttaGTATTTTTCACAGTAATAGAAAAATCCTTGAACGTGTCATTAGGCTTATTAAATATACATCCATTCCTTTCTTTGCAAATGTTCAAAGAAAAGTTTTCACTTTTGTGAATCCATTAAATTCATGCGTTTAAATCTGATTTTCAATCAATATTTTCAcatccaaaaacattttcatttgcatatgaGCATCTTTCTTCATGGTGGCTACTTGTGATGTGTTTTGTAATTATCTACAgtcaaagacaaaataataTGACATGTTTGCAAGTTTACCCACCTTCTTGTCTCTCAGTTTTCTTTGACGAGCTAATGAGTTAACTTGAATATTATGTTTAGGAAAATTTATGATAACAAggaataatgtttttgtctaaTATCTGTTCATCCCTCTTCACCATACATACACAGATTGATATATATGTGTACAgtactgtttttattacagtacttgttcaataacacacacacacaaattgaaaccacttgtcccaagtggggtcgcagcaagccagagcctaatctgacAACACAGGAGGCAAGGTcaaaggggaggagacacacccaagatgaaacaccagtccatcacgaggcaccccaagcaggactcaaaccccagacccactagagagcaggcacaggccaaacccactgcactactgcaccaccacaccccacttgTTCAATAACAGTTGTTGGGAAATCTGATAATTTTATTCTCTGGTGAGATAGGAATAATAATTCCACCCCTAAGAAATAATgatatttgtcattttgaaaagaaaacataaaattaagtgTTGTACAATCTCTGATGaaagaatattttcttttctgttataTATAAGAATATAACAGTACATTGACTActtaaagcaaagaaaataatttcaaaagcagagagtgtgtgaggTTCATTACTATACGGCTTTAAGTAAATGTCCATGCTTGTTCTGAATGTTTACCTTCTACATGCTCTACtatgttttcttttgtcctAACAGATTCACCACTGTTAAAGACAAAACCATCTGTTCAGATCCCTCTGATCCTTGGGCAAAAAGAGCCATGCAAGACCTGGatgcaaaaaaattgacaaaaacaacaaaaatgtcgGACCCAAGGACAGGTACATTACATCTCTCACCAACAGAAAGATCACTGTTAATAGTGAAAAACCTACAACCAACAGTCAAGGCAAAAACAAATCTCTTTTTAACGGGTGTCCCACACCCAACAACAAAACTGTTACACCCAACCAAAAGACCATACCCAAAGACAGATACAGCACATGTCTCACAAACTGGAAGTTCACACCTAACAGTGTTAAACCTACAACTAACGACAAGTGCAGCAAAAAATTTCTCTACAGTTAAAGTATCACACCTTGTAAAACGACTACACTCTACAACATACCCTTTGATACACTTCTCACCAACAGAAACACCATACCACTCAGTGAAAAAACTGCTCCCACAATCAAATGCAATAAGGCCTTCTTCAGTGGAAAAGCCACACCATACAATTAAACCACCATACTTAGCAACACAAAAGCTACCGGCAAACACAGATAGAACAACACCCCCTTCACCAGGCGCAAGTCTAAGTACAGCAATGAGAACTTTACATCCATCATCTACTGAAGCAACAGTTCTCTCTTCAGAGCAACTGCCACAACAAGTAACAGAAATACAAGGTACAACTGCCACAATAAATCTTTCATCAACAGAAGAGCCAGTTAAGACAATGAAACAGACATCAACAATGAAAACTGAGGCAAAATTTGACTCCATAACTGAAGTACCAGATTCGACAGATAAAAAGTCATACCCGCTTacaaaaacactgcacacaacCACAAGCACAACCAAACTTTTTCCAACAAAAGTGCCACATTTAATGCTGAAAATGCCAAAGCGAAAGACAAAACGCAGCTCCCGACCAAAGccacagcaaaataaatttttactttgGAATTGCTACCCTCAGCTAAAAAGCCCCCTCAGA
Protein-coding sequences here:
- the LOC108936657 gene encoding fractalkine-like; the encoded protein is MRSDSMMLPTRMKTLHLLLLSLLSATSAKASGPVVSCCLKISETRVPVNKLKSYYVQSGVCSVEAVQFTTVKDKTICSDPSDPWAKRAMQDLDAKKLTKTTKMSDPRTGTLHLSPTERSLLIVKNLQPTVKAKTNLFLTGVPHPTTKLLHPTKRPYPKTDTAHVSQTGSSHLTVLNLQLTTSAAKNFSTVKVSHLVKRLHSTTYPLIHFSPTETPYHSVKKLLPQSNAIRPSSVEKPHHTIKPPYLATQKLPANTDRTTPPSPGASLSTAMRTLHPSSTEATVLSSEQLPQQVTEIQGTTATINLSSTEEPVKTMKQTSTMKTEAKFDSITEVPDSTDKKSYPLTKTLHTTTSTTKLFPTKVPHLMLKMPKRKTKRSSRPKPQQNKFLLWNCYPQLKSPLRQNKRKTQRLPNYLSLQWRCQPKQQRCTQ